In the Arachis stenosperma cultivar V10309 chromosome 8, arast.V10309.gnm1.PFL2, whole genome shotgun sequence genome, ATTTGATTAAAGCTTCGAATTTGACACCTTCACCGTTACCATTCTTCACTACAACGACCAAATTCTCTTCCCACTTTTGCACATTTCTATGTAATATTCCCAGAAAGCCCCTTACTTTGCGCGCCAAGAAGAGAACCTCAGATTCTGAGCCGCTTCTAGAACCTTCTCTCCTCCAAGAAGTATCCTTCGACgacgaagaagaagatgacGAACTTCTTGACGAATTTGAATTTGGTATATACATACACCTTCTTTcgttctctctctctatatTATTGCTGGTGTTTTCTGAcgaaagtttttattttttaattgcgTTGCACAGAAGCTGAActggatgatgatgatgatgacgatgatgttattgttgatgatggtgatgatgttGATGTCGGTGCTGGTGAGgatgaagaagaggaggagTATGAAGATGGCGATGCCTTAGTCTATGTAAGTTCTTTCGGAATTTCCATTTTGTATTGTTTTATTGATAGgaaaaataagataataattcaattttatgtttatttttatctttgggatgattatggtttttattttcaattttgaagGTTGGTGATGGCGGAGCAGGTGGTGGAATCTCCCTTGCTGGGACATGGTGGGATAAGAAGGCACTAGCCATTGCTAAAGAAGTTACTGCCTCTTTTGATGGTGACCTGCAAATTTATGCCTTTAAGACTTTGGTCAATTCCACCATTCTAGTGCGCATTGAAAGGCTTACCAACAAGTTAGTAGCATAACACATTACTCCAAAGTTGGCTAACTTGCTATCTATCTATATTGTTTTATTTTACAGTAGACAAGAGGCAAAATGCTGAGGGGAATTTTGTAGTTTAAGCTGTCTCGAATTTAGTTGGCTAAGTTTCCTAG is a window encoding:
- the LOC130946322 gene encoding uncharacterized protein LOC130946322, which translates into the protein MDLIKASNLTPSPLPFFTTTTKFSSHFCTFLCNIPRKPLTLRAKKRTSDSEPLLEPSLLQEVSFDDEEEDDELLDEFEFEAELDDDDDDDDVIVDDGDDVDVGAGEDEEEEEYEDGDALVYVGDGGAGGGISLAGTWWDKKALAIAKEVTASFDGDLQIYAFKTLVNSTILVRIERLTNKSGSPTMEDIEAFSTTYRTKMDEAEIAKFVPENLSLEVSSPGVERIVRIPTDLDRFKDRPMYVNYSIVNDSDNSSTEGDGVFRLESFDMETKCCTWGIADVRVNRGKGRPLNKKQREWRLSTPFDSLRLVRLHSDI